One window of Microbacterium sp. 1S1 genomic DNA carries:
- a CDS encoding ATP-grasp domain-containing protein: protein MTKRVLVTGAGGPAGVAVIRSLLRRADLTVFAADMDGWASGIYLVPPAQRRLVPPGRDPDFVPAIARLVAEDGLDLVISTVDVELIALADRRDELAPAVLAAPPADTLHTALDKLALAERCAPTGRVPRTALAGPDAAEVAWEFPVFAKPRQGAGSRGVRLVPDAAALAALPVDEGLIVQDFLPGDEYSVDVIADAAGGVVAAVPRTRARVDSGVAIAGRTLRDPELEETAAAIARAIGLVGVANVQLRRDRDGRAVLLEVNPRFPGALPLTIAAGVDIPSLVADLFLGREIPVHVPFREVASVRFLEDVIVEVDEVLVSAHAGHQEEL from the coding sequence ATGACGAAACGCGTGTTGGTCACCGGTGCCGGTGGCCCCGCCGGCGTCGCGGTGATCCGGTCCCTGCTGCGGCGGGCCGACCTCACCGTCTTCGCCGCGGACATGGACGGGTGGGCCAGTGGCATCTACCTCGTCCCCCCGGCGCAGCGGCGTCTCGTACCGCCGGGGCGTGACCCGGACTTCGTGCCGGCGATCGCGCGGCTGGTCGCGGAGGACGGTCTCGACCTCGTGATCTCGACCGTCGACGTCGAGCTGATCGCCCTCGCGGACCGCCGCGACGAGCTCGCCCCCGCCGTGCTCGCGGCCCCGCCCGCGGACACCCTGCACACCGCTCTCGACAAGCTCGCGCTCGCCGAGCGCTGCGCCCCGACCGGACGCGTGCCGCGCACCGCGCTCGCCGGCCCGGACGCCGCGGAGGTCGCGTGGGAGTTCCCCGTGTTCGCCAAGCCCCGGCAGGGAGCGGGCAGCCGCGGGGTGCGCCTCGTGCCCGATGCGGCCGCGCTCGCCGCGTTGCCCGTGGACGAGGGGCTGATCGTCCAGGACTTCCTCCCCGGTGACGAGTACTCGGTCGACGTGATCGCCGATGCGGCGGGCGGCGTGGTCGCCGCGGTGCCCCGCACGCGCGCCCGCGTGGACTCCGGGGTCGCCATCGCCGGCCGCACCCTCCGCGACCCCGAGCTCGAGGAGACGGCCGCCGCCATCGCCCGGGCGATCGGGCTGGTGGGCGTGGCGAACGTGCAGCTCCGGCGTGACCGCGACGGCCGGGCCGTGCTGCTCGAGGTCAACCCGCGCTTCCCCGGGGCGCTCCCGCTCACGATCGCGGCCGGCGTCGACATCCCGTCGCTCGTGGCCGACCTCTTCCTCGGGAGGGAGATCCCGGTGCACGTGCCGTTCCGCGAGGTCGCCTCGGTGCGCTTCCTGGAGGACGTGATCGTCGAGGTCGACGAGGTCCTCGTGTCGGCGCACGCCGGGCACCAGGAGGAGCTGTGA
- a CDS encoding PHP domain-containing protein: MSHPALRGDHHVHSTFSDDAVSTLEENVGAAAAAGLATVRLVDHVRQSTTWVPEYLAAVRRLRVPEGLTVLTGVEAKILDVSGELDIPSLPRGIDRILIADHQFPGVDGPLGPTAVRERMAAGWAAADVLDQFVDAVIATMRRHPGNQLAHCFSILPKIGLTEGELGAERLDAWARAAAETGTLVEVNEKWVCPGAEALTALERAGAGIVASTDSHAAADVGRYSRIVPLLEPSEGR; this comes from the coding sequence GTGAGCCATCCCGCGCTGCGCGGCGATCACCACGTCCACTCCACGTTCTCCGACGACGCGGTCTCCACGCTGGAGGAGAACGTGGGGGCTGCGGCGGCCGCCGGTCTCGCGACGGTGCGCCTCGTCGACCACGTGCGGCAGAGCACGACCTGGGTTCCCGAGTACCTCGCCGCGGTCCGGCGCCTGCGCGTGCCCGAGGGGCTGACGGTGCTCACGGGCGTCGAGGCGAAGATCCTCGACGTCTCCGGGGAGCTCGACATCCCGTCGCTCCCGCGGGGGATCGACCGGATCCTCATCGCCGATCATCAGTTCCCCGGGGTGGACGGGCCGTTGGGTCCCACCGCCGTCCGCGAGCGGATGGCCGCAGGCTGGGCCGCCGCCGACGTCCTCGATCAGTTCGTGGATGCCGTGATCGCGACGATGCGCCGCCACCCCGGCAACCAGCTCGCGCACTGCTTCTCGATCCTGCCGAAGATCGGTCTCACGGAGGGAGAGCTGGGTGCCGAGCGCCTGGACGCGTGGGCCCGGGCCGCCGCGGAGACCGGCACCCTCGTCGAGGTGAACGAGAAGTGGGTCTGCCCCGGAGCGGAGGCGCTGACCGCGCTGGAGCGCGCCGGCGCGGGGATCGTCGCGTCGACCGACAGCCACGCGGCCGCGGACGTCGGCCGGTACTCCCGAATCGTCCCACTGCTCGAGCCGTCGGAGGGACGCTGA
- a CDS encoding GuaB3 family IMP dehydrogenase-related protein — protein MEIELGRGKRARRAYTFDDIAVVPSRRTRNPEDVSTAWTIDAFGFEIPVLGAPMDSVVSPRTAIMLGQLGGLGVLDLEGLWTRYEDPEPLLTEIAGLAEDRATVRMQELYSEPIKPELITRRLAEIREAGVTVAGSLTPQRTQEFYDTVAAAGVDLFVIRGTTVSAEHVSSVAEPLNLKKFIYDLDVPVIVGGAATYTAALHLMRTGAAGVLVGFGGGAASTTRATLGIHAPMATAVSDVAAARRDYLDESGGRYVHVIADGGVGTSGDIVKAVAMGADAVMLGVALARATDAPGQGFHWGPEAHHPKLPRGRRVEVGGIGTLEEILYGPAPVADGTANLIGALRKSMATTGYSDLKEFQRVEVVLAPYEA, from the coding sequence ATGGAGATCGAGCTCGGCCGAGGAAAGCGTGCGCGTCGCGCGTACACGTTCGACGACATCGCGGTGGTGCCGTCGCGGCGCACCCGGAACCCCGAGGACGTGTCCACCGCATGGACGATCGACGCCTTCGGGTTCGAGATCCCGGTGCTCGGCGCGCCGATGGACTCTGTCGTCAGCCCCCGCACCGCGATCATGCTCGGGCAGCTCGGCGGCCTGGGGGTGCTCGACCTCGAGGGGCTGTGGACCCGTTACGAGGATCCGGAGCCGCTGCTCACCGAGATCGCCGGTCTGGCGGAGGACCGTGCGACCGTGCGCATGCAGGAGCTGTACTCCGAGCCGATCAAGCCCGAGCTCATCACCCGCCGTCTCGCTGAGATCCGCGAGGCGGGTGTCACCGTCGCCGGGTCCCTCACCCCGCAGCGCACGCAGGAGTTCTACGACACCGTCGCCGCGGCGGGGGTGGACCTGTTCGTCATCCGGGGCACGACCGTCTCCGCCGAGCACGTGTCGAGCGTGGCGGAACCGCTGAACCTCAAGAAGTTCATCTACGACCTCGATGTGCCGGTGATCGTGGGCGGCGCGGCGACCTACACGGCCGCGCTGCACCTCATGCGGACGGGCGCGGCCGGCGTCCTCGTCGGCTTCGGCGGCGGTGCGGCGTCCACCACCCGCGCCACCCTCGGCATCCACGCGCCGATGGCGACCGCGGTGTCCGACGTGGCGGCCGCGCGGCGCGACTACCTCGACGAGTCGGGCGGGCGCTACGTCCACGTGATCGCCGACGGCGGTGTGGGCACGTCGGGCGACATCGTGAAGGCGGTCGCCATGGGTGCCGACGCGGTCATGCTCGGCGTCGCCCTGGCCCGCGCCACGGACGCTCCGGGGCAGGGTTTCCACTGGGGCCCGGAAGCTCACCACCCGAAGCTCCCCCGGGGTCGTCGGGTGGAGGTCGGCGGCATCGGCACGCTGGAGGAGATCCTGTACGGGCCGGCCCCCGTCGCCGACGGCACCGCGAACCTCATCGGCGCGCTGCGCAAGTCGATGGCCACCACCGGGTACTCCGACCTCAAGGAGTTCCAGCGGGTCGAGGTCGTGCTGGCCCCGTACGAGGCCTGA
- a CDS encoding ABC-F family ATP-binding cassette domain-containing protein, whose amino-acid sequence MGYIDASGISLTLPDGRPLLDDVSFRVGAGSTSALIGPNGAGKTTLLRIIRGELPADDGVVAIDGGLGVMDQFVGHGEPGQTVHELLVRVAPTRLRAAAEALDAAENALIDRDEHDTQMAYASALAEYADAGGYEHETIWDQCTVAALGVPFERARYRELTSLSGGEQKRLALEALLRGPDEVLLLDEPDNYLDVPTKRWLEERLRATDKTVLLVSHDRELLARAADRLITLEPGAAGSTAWVHGGGFATYHQARTDRMDRLDELRRRWDEQHEKLRVLVANLKVKAAANDGFASRYQAAQTRLRKFEEAGPPEERPPAQEFDIRLRGARTGKRAVVADRLGLSGLMRPFDAEIWYGDRVGVLGSNGSGKSHFLRLLARGGTDPDPSLGHVTAAGEELGPVDHTGRAVLGARVVPGLFAQTHAHPEFVGRTLLEILHRGDDLRDGMPRDAASSALDRYGLVRQAQQPFESLSGGQQARFQVLLLELSGATLLLLDEPTDNLDLESAEALEDALERFEGTVVAVTHDRWFARSFDRFLVFGADGEVYESDEPVWDERRVARAR is encoded by the coding sequence GTGGGGTACATCGACGCATCCGGGATCTCGCTGACGCTTCCCGACGGCAGACCGCTTCTCGACGACGTATCGTTCCGCGTCGGCGCGGGGTCGACGAGCGCCCTCATCGGGCCGAACGGGGCGGGCAAGACCACGCTGTTGCGGATCATCCGCGGCGAGCTGCCTGCCGACGACGGCGTCGTGGCCATCGACGGCGGCCTCGGCGTCATGGACCAGTTCGTCGGGCACGGCGAACCGGGCCAGACCGTGCACGAGCTGCTCGTGCGCGTGGCCCCCACGCGTCTGCGGGCGGCGGCGGAGGCGCTGGACGCGGCGGAGAACGCGCTCATCGACCGGGACGAGCACGACACCCAGATGGCCTACGCCTCGGCTCTCGCCGAGTACGCGGACGCCGGAGGCTACGAGCACGAGACGATCTGGGACCAGTGCACGGTCGCGGCTCTCGGGGTGCCGTTCGAGCGCGCCCGCTACCGCGAGCTCACCTCGCTCTCGGGAGGCGAACAGAAACGCCTCGCCTTGGAGGCGCTGCTGCGCGGGCCCGACGAGGTCCTCCTCCTCGACGAACCGGACAACTATCTCGACGTGCCGACCAAGCGGTGGCTCGAGGAGAGGCTGCGCGCCACGGACAAGACCGTGCTGCTGGTCTCGCACGACCGCGAGCTCCTGGCCCGCGCCGCCGATCGGCTCATCACGCTCGAGCCCGGCGCGGCGGGTTCGACCGCCTGGGTGCATGGCGGCGGCTTCGCCACCTACCACCAGGCTCGGACCGACCGGATGGACAGGCTCGACGAGCTGCGACGGCGGTGGGACGAGCAGCACGAGAAGCTGCGCGTCCTCGTGGCGAACCTCAAGGTGAAGGCCGCGGCCAACGACGGGTTCGCTTCGCGCTACCAGGCCGCTCAGACACGGCTGCGGAAGTTCGAGGAGGCGGGCCCGCCGGAGGAGCGGCCCCCGGCGCAGGAGTTCGACATACGGCTGCGCGGTGCCAGGACCGGGAAGCGGGCGGTGGTGGCGGACCGGCTCGGGTTGTCGGGCCTCATGCGTCCGTTCGACGCCGAGATCTGGTACGGCGACCGCGTCGGCGTCCTCGGCTCGAACGGCTCAGGCAAGTCGCACTTCCTGCGGCTGCTGGCCCGGGGCGGGACCGACCCGGATCCGTCGCTCGGCCACGTCACCGCCGCAGGGGAGGAGCTCGGCCCCGTCGACCACACCGGACGTGCGGTGCTGGGCGCGCGGGTCGTGCCGGGGCTCTTCGCGCAGACCCACGCCCACCCGGAGTTCGTGGGCCGTACGCTGCTGGAGATCCTGCATCGCGGAGACGACCTGCGCGACGGCATGCCCCGCGACGCGGCCAGTTCTGCTCTGGACAGGTACGGCCTGGTCCGACAGGCGCAGCAGCCGTTCGAATCGCTCTCCGGCGGGCAGCAGGCACGCTTCCAGGTGCTCTTGCTCGAGCTCTCCGGGGCGACCCTCCTGCTCCTCGACGAGCCCACCGACAACCTCGATCTGGAGTCGGCGGAGGCGCTGGAGGACGCGCTCGAGCGCTTCGAGGGCACGGTGGTCGCCGTCACGCACGACCGTTGGTTCGCGCGCTCGTTCGACCGGTTCCTCGTGTTCGGCGCGGACGGCGAGGTCTACGAGTCCGATGAACCAGTGTGGGACGAACGGCGGGTGGCGCGTGCACGTTGA
- a CDS encoding response regulator, whose product MAEASPRVLVVDDDHDVALLVKTVLERRAGCVVELADDGRSAIEKAAVTPPDVVVTDIEMPGLSGLELLAELRRTMPTVPVIVMTAHVSVEYAVSALRAQADEFLTKPLDNARLVESVTRLVEESRRRKAEAKTGEVVLAIGAHPDDVEIGVGGILAAHAAAGDRITILTLSRGARGGDADSRQHESLAAAEQVGARLFVKDLVDTEISGGGSTVRLIEEVVQEIQPTIVYTHSHNDRHQDHRAVNEATIVATRRVGTVACYQSPSATIDYRPTRFVRIDRFLDDKLRLLACFQSQTAANRDYLAPEFVTATARYWSRFGGGEAVEPLEVVRETAEFIGAHELTRRES is encoded by the coding sequence ATGGCTGAGGCCTCCCCTCGCGTCCTCGTCGTCGACGACGACCACGACGTCGCGCTGCTCGTCAAGACCGTCCTGGAACGGCGAGCGGGCTGTGTGGTCGAACTCGCCGACGACGGCCGGTCCGCGATCGAGAAAGCCGCCGTGACACCGCCCGACGTCGTCGTCACCGACATCGAGATGCCGGGACTGAGCGGTCTGGAGTTGTTGGCCGAGCTGCGGCGCACCATGCCGACCGTGCCGGTCATCGTGATGACGGCCCACGTCTCGGTGGAGTATGCGGTGTCCGCACTCCGCGCGCAGGCCGACGAGTTCCTCACGAAGCCGCTCGACAACGCCCGACTCGTGGAGTCGGTCACCCGGCTCGTCGAGGAGTCCCGACGCCGGAAGGCCGAGGCCAAGACCGGCGAGGTCGTCCTCGCGATCGGGGCGCACCCGGACGACGTCGAAATCGGCGTCGGCGGCATCCTCGCCGCACACGCCGCCGCGGGGGACCGGATCACGATCCTCACGCTCTCCCGCGGGGCCCGCGGCGGTGATGCGGACAGCCGCCAGCACGAGTCGCTCGCCGCCGCCGAGCAGGTGGGCGCCCGCCTGTTCGTGAAGGACCTCGTCGACACCGAGATCTCGGGCGGGGGTTCGACGGTCCGCCTCATCGAAGAGGTCGTGCAGGAGATCCAGCCGACCATCGTCTACACCCACTCGCACAACGATCGCCACCAGGACCACCGCGCAGTGAACGAGGCGACGATCGTGGCGACCCGCCGCGTCGGCACGGTCGCCTGCTATCAGAGTCCCTCCGCGACCATCGACTACCGGCCCACGCGCTTCGTCCGCATCGACCGCTTCCTGGACGACAAGCTGCGCCTGCTGGCGTGCTTCCAGTCGCAGACGGCGGCGAACCGGGACTATCTCGCGCCCGAGTTCGTCACCGCCACCGCCCGGTACTGGTCGAGGTTCGGTGGCGGCGAAGCCGTCGAGCCCCTGGAGGTCGTGCGGGAGACCGCCGAGTTCATCGGTGCCCACGAACTGACGCGACGGGAGAGCTGA
- a CDS encoding SURF1 family protein: MLRGRWIAMLLLCLVVAGVFAWLGQWQLERAIETDPPPPGATEQVRPLTEVVEPGEYLPEPLVGQRVETEGVWIPGDFLVVGSRFNDGVEGYWVTGQLRVDERLSLAVAIGWAPDRDAADAAVERLESAADGAVVEVAGRVISDEGPSVPPRTDPEQLDRMSPAALLSRWHDIEQLDVYRPYLASTTASAGLVDIASPAPEEQSPVNWLNVFYAAEWVIFAGFAFYLWYRLAKDAWERELEEFEDAEGAAAV; encoded by the coding sequence ATGCTGCGGGGACGCTGGATCGCGATGCTCCTCCTGTGCCTCGTCGTCGCCGGGGTGTTCGCCTGGCTCGGTCAGTGGCAGCTGGAGCGGGCGATCGAGACCGATCCGCCGCCGCCCGGGGCGACGGAGCAGGTGCGCCCGCTGACGGAGGTGGTCGAGCCGGGGGAGTACCTCCCGGAGCCGCTCGTCGGCCAACGCGTGGAGACCGAGGGTGTCTGGATCCCCGGCGACTTCCTCGTCGTCGGGAGCCGCTTCAATGACGGCGTGGAGGGCTACTGGGTGACCGGACAGCTCCGCGTCGACGAGCGGCTCTCGCTGGCGGTGGCGATCGGTTGGGCTCCGGATCGCGATGCCGCGGACGCGGCCGTGGAGCGCCTGGAGTCCGCCGCGGACGGTGCCGTGGTGGAGGTCGCCGGCCGCGTCATCTCGGACGAGGGCCCGTCGGTGCCTCCGCGGACGGACCCGGAGCAGCTGGACCGGATGTCCCCGGCCGCCCTGCTGAGCCGCTGGCACGATATCGAGCAGCTCGACGTGTATCGCCCGTACCTCGCTTCGACGACGGCATCGGCGGGACTCGTCGACATCGCCTCCCCGGCCCCGGAGGAGCAGTCCCCGGTCAACTGGCTCAACGTCTTCTACGCGGCCGAGTGGGTCATCTTCGCGGGCTTCGCGTTCTACCTCTGGTATCGCCTGGCGAAGGACGCGTGGGAGCGCGAGCTCGAGGAGTTCGAGGATGCCGAGGGAGCGGCGGCGGTCTGA
- a CDS encoding DUF2277 domain-containing protein — translation MCRNIVPLNNLEPAATDEECHEAALQFVRKIAGTTAPSRANREVFDRAVAEIAASTRRLLDDLVTAAPPKNREEQAEKRRARSAERYEAIRLYQQEKRAARAG, via the coding sequence ATGTGCCGAAACATCGTCCCGCTGAACAATCTCGAACCCGCAGCCACGGATGAGGAGTGTCACGAGGCGGCGCTCCAGTTCGTCCGCAAGATCGCCGGGACGACCGCGCCGTCGCGCGCGAACCGTGAGGTGTTCGACCGGGCGGTCGCGGAGATCGCGGCGTCGACGCGTCGGCTGCTCGACGATCTGGTGACGGCGGCGCCGCCCAAGAACCGCGAGGAGCAGGCGGAGAAGAGACGGGCCCGCTCGGCGGAGCGCTACGAGGCGATCCGGCTGTATCAGCAGGAGAAACGAGCGGCGCGCGCGGGCTGA
- a CDS encoding response regulator — protein sequence MTGRPLALVVEDAPDQATLLGRYLDREGFDVFVAPDAESAIAAFPDIEPKVAVLDLLLPGISGQACCRLVHERYPDCFVIVSSVLDVAEYPPADAALPKPITGADLHRVVERVPR from the coding sequence ATGACCGGACGGCCGCTCGCCCTGGTCGTCGAGGACGCGCCGGACCAGGCGACCCTCCTCGGGCGCTACCTCGACCGTGAGGGCTTCGACGTGTTCGTCGCGCCCGATGCGGAATCCGCGATCGCGGCGTTCCCCGACATCGAGCCCAAGGTCGCCGTCCTGGATCTGCTGTTGCCGGGGATCTCCGGTCAGGCCTGCTGCCGGCTCGTCCACGAGCGCTACCCGGACTGCTTCGTCATCGTCAGCTCCGTCCTCGACGTCGCGGAGTATCCGCCGGCCGACGCCGCACTGCCGAAGCCGATCACCGGGGCGGACCTGCATCGCGTCGTGGAGAGGGTGCCGCGGTGA
- a CDS encoding PAS domain-containing sensor histidine kinase: MRATPLERAENRWYRVVDNPSPIVKQMPTLVAAALAGVMTWAIPGLPFTDVALALVGLAVVLVATVHAGVLSARHIREGWIVLLVPMVDIVGLGLFRAGTGGAASLFGSLVLLPVIWIAAAPGIRWVFVVGALTSIALLIPYVAEPPTNAVVWLRGVVGPLVFAAVAAVVNELSRQQRLRVQQAEELVTERTKALSENVSMIVQLRQKEHEYRVLLDSFEGLWASITAQAVIGTDRAGRVTAWNPGAVRLLGLSHDEALDDVRVDRFFSASALTFLAEDTEARGEVAGASPVRDEAPGHSELPEGLRALFAQADAGQTVDGDIEVRTAGGTTVPARVTVTPHKDPSGAQQGYLFVLTDETRAVEVARMKDEFVGMISHELRTPLSAIIGFLDLLQNDPGQPLTEDQQEFVGIIERNAKRLLNLVGDLLFTAQVESGRFPLERDEADVADIVRSAVASAGPHAQREGIELDLQVGDEPIPLFVDPGRIGQAVDNLLSNAIKFTPRGGRVAAVVRRVDGGVQIAVADTGVGIPEDEQGMLFTRFFRASTATRNAVPGIGLGLTITRAIVLAHGGTMDVTSQEGVGTEFRFVLPAAPKTEVLQTLSRAD, from the coding sequence GTGAGGGCCACGCCACTGGAACGCGCGGAGAACCGCTGGTACCGGGTCGTCGACAACCCGAGCCCCATCGTCAAGCAGATGCCGACGCTCGTCGCCGCCGCGCTCGCGGGCGTGATGACGTGGGCCATCCCCGGTCTGCCGTTCACCGATGTCGCCCTCGCGCTGGTGGGCCTCGCGGTCGTCCTCGTCGCGACGGTGCACGCCGGCGTGCTCAGCGCACGGCACATCCGCGAGGGCTGGATCGTGCTGCTGGTCCCGATGGTCGACATCGTCGGACTCGGGCTGTTCCGGGCCGGGACCGGAGGCGCGGCGTCGCTCTTCGGGTCGCTCGTGCTGCTGCCGGTCATCTGGATCGCCGCCGCTCCCGGGATCCGCTGGGTCTTCGTCGTCGGCGCCCTGACGTCGATCGCTCTCCTGATCCCCTACGTCGCCGAGCCGCCGACGAACGCGGTGGTGTGGCTCCGCGGGGTCGTGGGGCCTCTCGTCTTCGCCGCCGTCGCCGCGGTGGTGAACGAGCTCTCACGGCAGCAGCGCCTGCGGGTCCAGCAGGCGGAGGAGCTGGTCACCGAGCGGACCAAGGCGCTTTCCGAGAACGTCTCGATGATCGTCCAGCTTCGGCAGAAGGAGCACGAGTACCGGGTGCTCCTCGACTCGTTCGAGGGTCTGTGGGCGTCCATCACCGCCCAAGCCGTGATCGGCACGGACCGAGCCGGCCGGGTCACGGCCTGGAATCCCGGGGCCGTCCGCCTGCTCGGCCTCTCCCACGACGAAGCCCTCGACGACGTCCGCGTGGACCGCTTCTTCTCGGCGTCGGCGCTGACGTTCCTGGCGGAGGACACGGAGGCGCGCGGGGAGGTCGCGGGTGCCTCGCCCGTGCGCGACGAGGCGCCCGGGCACAGCGAGCTTCCGGAGGGACTTCGTGCGCTCTTCGCGCAGGCGGACGCGGGGCAGACCGTCGACGGTGACATCGAGGTCAGGACCGCTGGTGGGACCACGGTGCCGGCGCGCGTGACGGTGACCCCGCACAAGGACCCGTCGGGTGCGCAGCAGGGCTACCTCTTCGTGCTCACCGACGAGACCAGAGCCGTCGAGGTCGCCCGGATGAAGGACGAGTTCGTCGGCATGATCTCCCACGAGCTGCGCACGCCGCTGAGCGCCATCATCGGCTTCCTCGACCTGCTGCAGAACGATCCGGGACAGCCTCTGACCGAGGACCAGCAGGAGTTCGTCGGCATCATCGAGCGGAACGCGAAGCGCCTCCTCAACCTCGTCGGCGATCTTCTGTTCACGGCGCAGGTGGAGTCGGGACGCTTCCCCCTGGAGCGGGACGAGGCAGACGTCGCCGACATCGTGCGCTCGGCGGTCGCCTCCGCGGGGCCCCACGCCCAGCGCGAGGGGATCGAGCTGGACCTGCAGGTCGGCGATGAGCCGATCCCGCTGTTCGTCGACCCCGGTCGCATCGGGCAGGCGGTCGACAACCTCCTCTCCAACGCCATCAAGTTCACTCCACGCGGCGGCCGCGTGGCGGCGGTCGTGCGCCGGGTCGACGGCGGCGTGCAGATCGCCGTCGCCGACACCGGCGTCGGCATCCCGGAGGACGAGCAGGGCATGCTGTTCACCCGGTTCTTCCGGGCATCGACGGCCACGCGGAACGCGGTGCCGGGCATCGGTCTCGGTCTCACGATCACCAGGGCGATCGTGCTGGCGCACGGCGGCACGATGGACGTCACCAGCCAGGAGGGCGTCGGCACCGAATTCCGCTTCGTGCTCCCGGCCGCTCCCAAGACCGAGGTCCTGCAGACGCTCAGCCGCGCGGACTGA
- a CDS encoding glycosyltransferase family 2 protein, whose amino-acid sequence MPELSWIETVVVVILLLCVLIGTLPVVNTGLQFLMLPLHAFRNHYGKAAPYHPNVAVVIPAWNEGLVIGPAIERLLQLEYPAERLRVFVVDDASTDDTPAIVQQKAATYPGRVVHLRREKGGEGKAHTLNHGLDVVLADPWTEAVLIMDADVIFARDSLRKLTRHLADEKVGAATAYIAEGSRDRNYLTRFIAIEYVIGQLSARRTQNVGGAIACLAGGAQLHSRANLEAIGGRIPTGTLAEDTMTTFESQLRGRRMVFEPHAVVFAEEPRTIDSLWKQRLRWARGNVQLTSIYKKLWFRPSRDHNLGSIAFGLAWFTILLMPALMLLAAAAMIVLLLLHSDIAEFIFRFMWIAAACIYIFSMLYSAQLDPRIGRQSWREAIMFPGLGALILMALALFPWAFDSLIRAFGEEPSEQTRVLWLVAFYLWGPVSMLGIWLARAVEPLPAGRFFAGLLLYVCGYGSLLCAITADSYLKEWRRADASWIKTEKIGRVDS is encoded by the coding sequence ATGCCGGAACTGAGCTGGATCGAGACGGTCGTCGTCGTCATCCTCCTCCTGTGCGTGCTCATCGGCACGCTGCCCGTGGTCAACACGGGGCTGCAGTTCCTGATGCTGCCGCTGCACGCCTTCCGCAACCACTACGGCAAGGCCGCCCCGTACCACCCGAACGTGGCCGTGGTGATCCCGGCATGGAACGAGGGACTGGTCATCGGTCCGGCGATCGAGCGTCTGTTGCAGCTGGAGTACCCCGCCGAGCGCCTGCGGGTCTTCGTCGTCGATGACGCGTCCACCGACGACACCCCGGCGATCGTGCAGCAGAAGGCCGCGACCTACCCCGGTCGCGTCGTCCACCTGCGGCGGGAGAAGGGCGGCGAGGGGAAGGCGCACACCCTCAACCACGGCCTCGATGTCGTGCTCGCGGACCCGTGGACCGAGGCGGTGCTCATCATGGACGCCGACGTGATCTTCGCTCGCGATTCACTGCGCAAGCTCACCCGGCACCTCGCCGACGAGAAGGTGGGGGCGGCCACGGCCTACATCGCGGAGGGCAGCAGGGACCGCAACTACCTCACGCGCTTCATCGCGATCGAGTACGTCATCGGACAGCTCTCGGCGCGGCGCACACAGAATGTCGGAGGAGCCATCGCGTGTCTCGCCGGGGGAGCGCAGCTGCACTCCCGAGCGAATCTCGAGGCGATCGGCGGCCGCATCCCGACCGGCACGCTCGCCGAGGACACCATGACGACCTTCGAGAGCCAGCTCCGGGGCCGCCGGATGGTGTTCGAGCCGCATGCCGTGGTGTTCGCCGAGGAGCCGCGCACGATCGACAGCCTGTGGAAGCAGCGTCTGCGCTGGGCGCGCGGGAACGTGCAGCTCACCTCGATCTACAAGAAGCTGTGGTTCCGGCCGAGCCGCGACCACAACCTCGGCAGCATCGCCTTCGGTCTCGCCTGGTTCACGATCCTGCTGATGCCGGCGCTCATGCTCCTCGCCGCCGCCGCGATGATCGTCCTCCTGCTCCTGCACAGCGACATCGCCGAGTTCATCTTCCGGTTCATGTGGATCGCGGCCGCGTGCATTTACATCTTCTCGATGCTCTACTCGGCACAGCTCGACCCGCGGATCGGGCGACAGTCCTGGCGTGAGGCGATCATGTTCCCCGGCCTTGGCGCCCTCATCCTCATGGCACTGGCGCTCTTCCCGTGGGCCTTCGACAGCCTGATCCGGGCCTTCGGAGAGGAGCCGTCCGAGCAGACACGCGTGCTGTGGCTGGTGGCCTTCTATCTCTGGGGGCCGGTGTCGATGCTGGGCATCTGGCTCGCCAGAGCGGTCGAGCCGCTGCCCGCCGGTCGCTTCTTCGCGGGGCTGCTCCTGTACGTCTGCGGGTACGGTTCGCTGCTCTGCGCGATCACCGCCGACTCCTACCTGAAGGAATGGCGTCGCGCGGATGCCTCCTGGATCAAGACCGAGAAGATCGGACGGGTCGACTCATGA